TGGTCTCATAAAATCTTCTTGTGCCGACTGTTTTCAAGTAAGGTCGCTTTCTCAAGATAGACTTGTAAAACGGTTAGGGGTAATTAATTCTAATGAATTAAATTCGATAAAAACTGCCTTAAAAATTGTTTTCGATTTATAGAGTAATGTCTTTTTTTTATACTCCCAATAAATATTACTTTCTTTGTAAAACGATTTCCCCCAACCGTGAACGCTTTTTCTATTCTCGCGCCTTCGGCATTATAAAAATAATCGAGGAAATTTCCATTCGAAAATTGAATTCTTGTGGGCAGATTTCGCCAATCGTATTGAATGCTGGTTATGCATTTTACTTTATCACTTGTTAAATTTCCGGTGAAATTTTATACACTTATTAGAAACTTGATATCTTTCAATAGGCAGTAAAATTCAAATATAATAAAACAAGGATGTTTTCAGCTTATTAAATTACTATTTTTCAATTCAATTATTATTTTAGCTTGCTTTGTAATTTCAATCCAATTTATATCAAATAAAATAGATTCATCTGAAATGAGCGGTTTATAATTTGAAATCATTTCATCTAATTTCTTCATTTGCAAACAGAATTCGTTTTCTTTGTGATTTCTTTCGTAATAATCAATGTATTTTTTGAAATCAAAATCGTCATATAATATAGAAATAATTTCTGAAAATGAAGAAACATAATCCAAACTCTTTCCAAGCCACGCTTTTCTTTGCATATCTAAATCAGATACATCTTTGATTGCATTGAATAAATTTATCTCCCAAATATTGATGTCTTCTTGTGTCATTATTTTTTAAACTTAAATTCTTCTTTTGGAATATGCGCCTCTTTTGATTTAGGATTAACCTCTTTACCATTTACATCAACAGTTTTTCCATTTTCAGTTTGTTTTACATAAGGTTTTTGTTGTGCAGGATTTGGGCTTGCTGGATTTCCACTTTGAACCCTAACGTTATTTCCACTTGGATTTTGCGGGTCCTTAAAAACAGTACCCTGTTTGTTACTGGCAGTTTTTGATGTCCATTCTTTTGGTATCTGTTTAGTAACACTTCCACTTGCATCTCCTGATGGCCCGATTTGCTTCATTTCTTTGGCAGTTTCTTTAACACTACCGTTTAACCCACCAAGTAGTTTTCCTGCTACACCTACAGCTGCCCCAACAGTTGCATCTTGTACTACATCAGAAACAGTTGTTTCTTCACCTTGAATTCCACGGTTTAATGCACCACCCAACGCATTTGCTCCACCAGCAACACTTACAGTTACAAGCAAACTTGCACCACCAGTTAATCCAGCTGCACCTCCAGTAATTGCACCTTGTACAACGCTTCCAGTTACAGAACTCCAGTTAGAAACCTCACCATCTGTAATCAACTGTCTTGTAATTTCAATACCCCCACCAAACAGAGCCCCAGCAACAGCACCAATTGCTCCCGTTACTAATGTTGGGCTCTTCCCACTCGGATCCTTAAACTTGTAAGGATTATTATACCCATAATGATATGGGCTAAAGGAACTTAATCCTTCGGATTCTGCGAGCGGGTCAATTTGCCAGAAAAGGGCAGAGAAATCGTCGAATTCCCTTGAGTCTAAATGAACCGTGCCCGTTTCATCGTCATGCTCTTTATCGAGGAACTTGAAGCGGCCATCGCCGGCGGTTTGGGCGGTTTCGCGGATTGCGCCGTAGGCAAAGTAATCCGTCCGCTCCGTTACCGCACCATTTTGGTTTATTACAACCCGATTGCTTTGGAAATTATCTTTAAGCTCATAATACCGAATATTCGCAACCCTATCTAAATACCCAAACTCGTGATAATAATACTTCGGAAGCGTTTGATTGCTATCGTAAACGGCAATGAGGTTTTTATTAATTCCATACTCATACTCCGTTCTTGTGGTATTTCCCCCAACCGTGAACGCTTTTTCTATTCTCACGCCCTCGGCATTATAAAAGTAATCAAGGGTTGTGTTATTTGAAAACTGAATTCTTATGGGGAGATTTCGCCAATCGTATTCGATGCTGGTTATGCCTTTGGCGTTATCGCGGGTGAGGTTGCCGTTACCGTCGTAAGCGTAGTTGTTGGAAAGTTGTCCGATTCGTACGCCTTCGTTGCTGTTGCTGCCTGTGGCGGCATCGGTAATGTGAGTGAGTTGGTTTCGGCCGCTCGCGTAGCAGTAAGTGAATTATTTAATTAAAATTATTCACAAAATTTGAGAATATTGGAAATAAATGACTCGAATTAAGTACATTAAAATTAGGTATTAATTTTCTTTGGATTCAATGATTTATCCTCTTCAATTTTTTTCCGAATATATTCTTTTAACTCAATAAATGACATCGTTTCAGTTTCATATCCAATTTGATCACGTATTTTTCTCATCATTGAGACTGCATCGAATGTTTTGTTCACTATTTCCATTTCTAATAATTGATTAAATCTTTTGGACTTCTAATTTCAATAAGTGAGTATCCCAATTTAAGGTTTACGGCATTATAGCCTTTGATTCTATTAAGGTTAACGATATGCTTAAAGTTCCAACTCGCCAGAACATCGACTTTACTATAAGTTGCCAATGCAATATGTCTGCAATCCTCAATGCTCGTTTTACCCACTACCTTTTCTTCAATATACTTATCAGCTAAGTAAAATACTTCTTCATTTAGTTCAATCCTCTCAAAAAATTCTTTCGGGTATTTTGGAAGCAATTCCTTTACAAATGAAGGTGCTTGAAGCAGTTCAACTTCTAAAAGGTCAGAGATAACAAAAATGACTTCACCTGCTTCAAGTCGCTGAAATAAAAAGCGGGTATCTTCTTTAAATTCTTCATCAAAAAAGCCGCCAACAACAGAAGTATCGATGTAAATGCGTTGTTTGTGCATCGTGCACCTTAATTTTAACGAAAGTTAATATTCAATTTCAAGTTAAAAAAAAACAGATATTATTCTTTTAGCTCAGATACCCAACTTCATTGTAATAAAAAGTCGCGGAAGTTGCAAGGTTTTCGTTAATGGTGATGAGATTAACTTAAAAAAATTGGCTTATTACTTTTTTTTCATTCTAACCTAAAAACTTTTTCAAAAAATGATCTGAATTCAATATTTTGATTATTTTAAGGATTTTTTATAAACATTCCACCCAAAATCATTAATTACTTTAACTTCTCCAGTAGTTAGTAAATATACATTTACTTCTTCTATTGGATTATTTCTTTCTCTATTATTTATAATTCTTCTAACTTTTAAATTTAATGTGTCTATAGATTTATTATAACAACCTGCTACTTTATTATTTCCGTTATCAGAAAAATATTCAATCTCCCAATTTACATAATACTTTAAATCGCCTTTTTCTATTTTATAATTTAACACTAGACAATATACACCTTCAACACTTTTAGTTTTATTTTCACTATTCTTTTCATATGTTTTGTTCTCTAAAAACGAATCATAAAATTTAATAATTACAGAATCATAAAAAATAATATTGAAATCATTAAATTTCCTTATTAATATACCTTTACTCAAAGATTCAGTTGAGCTATTGCTTGTTGAGGCAAATGGGGTTTTTCTTATTTTCAAATCGCAAGACTCAATACTTAGAAAAGCAAGTAAAGAAATGAAAATAAACTTTTTATTGATGATTGACACCTTAGAACATATAATGTTATTCCTCATTTTTCATCTTTTTTGAAAGATTTATTCTTTTTGGATCTACATCTAATCTTGGAATTAAATTACTTTTATAATGATCTAGCACCCTTTGTAAAAGGTCTATTTCGTTTCCATTAGAATCTAATAATTTAGAATTTATAGATCCATTCATCAACCTTAGAAAAATCATATTTGGAGATAAGGTATTTATCATTGCTCCTATCGGACCTCCAATGAATCCTGTTAAAAAACCTGCAAGACTTTGATTACCCATATATACACCAGCATTATCCAATGCCCTTTGAACAGCGTGTGCACAATTTGCTGTCGTGGTATTATAGTTTTTTCCCGCTTCTTCCATAAAACCAGCAATTGCTTTTTCATCTTGCTCTTTAGTCATTGGAATTAATAAACCTCGTTCATATAGTGTACCTCCATTACTGTCTTTATTAAATTCACTTGCAAAAAACTCCTCTGGACTGTTAAACGGTCCATCTCCTATATTTGGTTTTATACTATTTTCACCTGAGTATCCTAAATTATCATTAGTCCCATTTTTTGAATAATAACGCCATTTCCCATCCTTACTTTGTATTAATATTCCAATATGGCCAAAGTTTCCTGCACCTTGAAAATCAACTAAAACGACAGAAGAATCACCTGTTTTATCAATGTACTTTAATGGATTTACCTTTCCGTAAATGTAGGGGCTTAAATTAGGGTACTTACTTTCAAATCTATCCGGCCGATTAAACACGCCTTCAAAATTGAATAACTCTCTTGCGTTGGTATGGGTTGAGCCGGTTTCATTATCCAATTCTAATCCTAAAAACTTCCACCGACCATCGCCGCTTTTAATCCAGCTTTGCCGCGGGGCGCCGTAGGCGAAGTAGTCATTGATTTCGGCAAAGGTTATGCCGGCGGAGTCGGAAAAGGTCGCGCGGTTGTTGCCCAATTGGTCTTTCAAGTAATAGAACCGAACACTATCCGCTCTTCTCAAATACCCAACTTCATTGTAATAAAAAGTCGGGGAAGTTGCAAGGTTTTCGTAAACAGCAATGAGATTTCCGCCCGCGCCATACTCATACTCCGTCCGTGTTGTATTTCCTCCAACCGTGAACGCTTTTTCTATTCTCGCGCCTTCGGCGTTATAAAAATAATCAAGAAGATTTCCATCAGACGGTTTAAAAGCTTTTGGCATAAAAAAAAGGCACCCGAAAGTGCCTGTAATGTCCGTCGCAAAAACAAGATTGCTTAATTCAACAGCCCTAAAATAGATACCGAGTATTTCGCTAAATTTGATAATGGGGCAAAGTAAACTCCCATAACAAAAATCATAATCATCAAAAATGAAACCAATGCATTTTGCAGTATTCCAAATTCAATTGGCGATTGATTTCCACTCTCCGATTCTTTGAGATACATATTCAGCGGAATCTTGAAGTAATAATAAAGAGAAACCACACTCGTTAAAATCCCCGCGGTTGCAAGCAACACAAAAGTTGACCCTTTGGAAAGCAAAGCCGAGAAAATCATATATTTTCCAATAAACCCTACGGTTGGTGGTAAACCTGTAAGAGATATTAAAAACACGGTTAATGCCGCTGCAAGTATCGGCATGCGCTTTCCAAGCCCTTTATAATCGTTAATATCGTCACTACCAATTTTATTTGAGATAAGAATAATCACAAAAAATGCCCCGATATTCATCACAGTATATGCCGTGAGGTAAAATAGAACAGCTTGTGTGCCTAAATCATCCGCGACCAAAACACCAAGTAAAATATATCCTGCATGCGCAATTGAAGAATACGCAAGAATACGCTTGACATTTGTTTGCCAAACCGCCACAAAATTACCAAGGATCATAGAAGTCAGTGCTAAAAGCGAAAGCAAGCCAACCCAATCAAGACCAATTTCATTTGCACCGGAAGGGAACGAAACCCTGAGAAACCGAATCAACATCGCGAAACCTGCCGCTTTTGAGCCAACGGAAAGAAACGCAGTAACCGGAGTCGGTGCACCTTCATAAACATCCGGTGACCAAAAATGAAACGGTACTGCGCCGATCTTGTATCCAAATCCACCCATAATCAATAAGAGCGAAAGCAGCAACGCAACCGAATCCACATCATGAATTCTTAGAAAATCAGAAATCGCATAGATGTTGGTTACGCCAGTTAGTCCGTAAAGAATTGAAATCCCATAAATCATCAGCCCCGAGGATACAGACCCATAAATGATATATTTCAGCGAGGCTTCCGACGAACGAATATTGCCTTTCAAATAGCCCGTAAGCACATACGACGAAAGGCTTACAAGTTCAAGCGAGAGATACATCATAAGCATATCTGAAGCCGAAGCCATTAAAAACATCCCCAAAACCATTGCAACCACAATCGCATAATATTCCCCTAAACTGCGTGTTGCAGATTTGGTTAATTCCTCGGATGAAAGTGAGATTAAAATGGCTAAAATGCCCGAAAAGAGAAAAAGATATTTGAAGAAAAGTGCAAAAGGATCAACAGCATGCATTCCTAAAAAATAATTCCCAAATTCAAGAGAATGTTGCTGAAAAACGAAATAGCCCGTCACAAAAAAACCAACAATTGCAACCGCGGGAATCACCTTTCTTCGGCCGCTTTTCAAAACCAAATCCAACAATACGATGATTAAAAAAAGTCCTGAAAGGCAGAGTTCCGGCGAAAAAGCAGAAACACTGAGCTTAAGTGCCTCAACCGTTTGCGGAATATCCACAGGAGCAGTCGCTAAAAAAAGTCCGTTTTTCATTGAATCAGAATCTATTTAATGTGTTCAAAACTGAAAATTTAGAAACCGGCAACTGATTGGGTAACTGATAAAACCTGAACCAATTGATTAAGACCCGGCATCATTAAGTCAAGAATTAAGGAAGGATAAACCCCCAAGAGAATCACAAAAAGGCAAAGCGGGGCAAGCATGACGAGTTCACGGGTATCCAAATCAATCGGCCCTTTCCAATCATGAAAATGCGCGTGACCGTGACCGTGCCCGTCGTCAGTAACATCATAAGCCGCACCTTCTTTTCGTGTTCCAAAAAAGATGCGTTTCATTGCCCAAAGCAAATAAGCCGCACTGAGAAGAATTCCAAGCGTTGAAATCGTGGCTAAAAGTCGGGTATTTTCTGCAGAAAAACTTCCCAAGAAAACAAACGCTTCAGCTACGAATCCGGAAAGACCGGGTAACCCAAGCGACGCAAAAAAGGCAATCATCACAAAACCTGTATATTTCGGCATGTAAGATGCAAGTCCGCCAAACTTCTCGATTTCTCTGGTATGGGCACGGTCGTAAATAACCCCAACAAGCAAAAAGAGCATTGAAGTGATTATCCCGTGCGAAAACATTTGCATTACCGCGCCCGACATTCCCTCCGCATTTACTGCTGCAATTCCCAAAAGCACATAACCCATATGAGAGACCGAAGAATACGCGATCATTTTCTTCAAATCTTTCTGAGCGATTGCACAAAACGCGCCGTAAACGATGTTAATTGCACCAAAAGCAGCAATCCACCAAGTCCAATTTTGAAAAATATCTGGGAAAATTGGAAAATTCACCCTTAAAAGTCCATATCCACCTAATTTTAATAGAACACCGGCAAGAATAACTGAAATCGGCGTAGGCGCTTCAACGTGGGCATCAGGAAGCCAAGTATGAAATGGAAACATTGGGATTTTAATTGCAAATCCAATAAAAAGCGCAAAGAAACCAATCAATCGCCAAGTGGTATTGACACCAGCAAAAATTGAATCAGGAAGGAAATTGGCCGGATTGGTCATCACAACCATATTAAAAGTATTTTTTCCGGTTTCGGGGTCAATGACACTCATGTATAAACCAATTCCGGCAAGAAGCATAAATACTGAGCCAAAAAAAGTGTAAATAAAGAATTTAATCGAAGCATATTCGCGATTTACGCCCCCCCAAATTCCAATTAAGAAATACATTGGCACCAGCATCAACTCCCAAAACACATAAAAAAGGAAGAAATCAAGCGCAACAAAACTGCCCATCATCGCGGTATTCAGAACATTGAATAGGATAAAATACCCTTTCACTGATTTTTCAATCGTCCAACTTGAAATCACCGCAATAAACGAAACAACGGCGGAAAGTATCACCATCGTAACCGAAAGTCCGTCAACACCTAAGAAATAATCCGCATAAAATCCGTAATTTCCGAATTCCAAGGAAATCCAATGCCACTTTTCAACCAATTGAAATTTCGTAGCATCATTAATACCGGTTAATGAGGGATCAAACATTTTCCAAATAATAACAGCCAAAACAATCTGAATTCCAGAGGCAATTAAGGATAGAATTCGTATAAATTCTTTTTGTTTCGATGGAATTAAAAGAATAATTGCCGCGGCAATCAACGGTACAAATGTAATGAGACTAAGCATACTTGATTTATTTTCTATCTGATTTCAATTTTGAAGCAAATCGCTCCGATTAACTTCTAAAAAAGATGACAAAGCAACCCACAACAGCAAGTAAAAGCAACCCAACATAGGCTTGAATTCGACCTGTTTGAAGTTTGCGAAGCAAAATTCCAAAAACCTGAACCATTGCACCCACAAAACTCACAAGCCCATCCACAAAAATTCGATCAAATGCACCGTTAAAATTGGAAAATGACCGTCCAACATTCATAAGCCCATAAACAAACCCCCCATCCATAACCGTCTCGTTAAACCAAGTCATCATTTTGCTAAGCAACCGAAAAGGCGTTTCAAGGGCGTTGATTTTTTTCATATAAACCATAAATGCAATCAATAGCCCAATTAAAGCAAAAGAAATTGAAATGATAACGGCTGTTCCGTGTGCGTGATGCGCCGCTTCTTCCAATTCGGATTGACGAGCAATAAACGCGGTATTTGAAGTTAGTCCTTCAGTTTCCGGAACAACGCGGACAGCAGTTTCAGGGGTTTTGATTAGAGATAAAAACCAACCATTATCGCCGGAGAGCGGATTGGGAGAAAAAACAAACCAAAAAGAGAGAAAGGCAAGTATGACCAAGGGAATTGTCATCACTAATCCAGATTCATGAATTCCGTGATGTGCTTCCCCTTCATGCCCGTGATGATGATCCACGGCTGATACCGGTTTTTCAGAAGCCCTGTTTTCGCCAAAGAAGACCATAAACCACTGTCGCCCCATATAAAAGGGTGTGAGAAGCGCAGCCGCAAATCCAAGAATCGGAACAATGAGAAATGCCCCTCCTTCAACATGAGCAAAACCAAGTGCACCGGCCAAAATGGCATCTTTACTTAAAAATCCGGTAAAAAGCGGCAGTCCAGAAAGGGCAAACAAGCAGATTGTGAATGTGATAAAAGTTACCGGCATTTTAGAACGCAAACCGCCCATATAGCGCATGTCCTGTTCATGATGCGACGCGTGAATCACCGAACCGGAGCCCAAAAAGAGACCCGCCTTAAAAAACGCATGCGTAACCAAATGAAAAAATGCAGGCGCAACAGATCCAACTCCCATACCCATTACCATATAGCCAAGTTGAGAAAGGGTCGAATAGGCCAAAACACGTTTAATGTCATTTTGGTTAATGGCAATGGTTGCAGCGAAAAATGCCGTAACCGCGCCAATGACTGCAATAAATTGAAGGGCATCCGGGGTAAGAAACGCAAAAATCCGCGCAACAAAATAAACCCCAGCCGCAACCATTGTCGCAGCATGAATCAATGCTGAAACCGGTGTCGGACCTTCCATTGCATCCGGAAGCCAAGTATGAAGTGGAAATTGCGCCGATTTTCCAACACAGCCCATAAAAAGTAAAAGTCCGGCCGCAGTGAGCCAACCATAAGAGAGCGACCACTTTCCTTCGGCCAACGCCTGAGTAATTTCTGAATAGCTAAAAGTATAGAATTGAGAATAGAGGATTAAAATTCCTAACCACATCCCGATATCACCCACGCGATTGAGCATAAAAGCCTTTTTCTGCGCTTGAGCGGCAGATTCCTTTTCAAAATAAAATCCAATGAGAAGATATGATGATACCCCAACAAGCTCCCAAAAGATGTAAATCGCAAAGAGATTATCAACCAATACAATCCCTAACATTGAAAAGGTAAATAGCCCGAGATACCCAAAAAATCGCTCATATCTTACCTCTCCAGCCATATAGCCAATCGAAAAGAGGTGAACCAAAAAGCTGATTCCCGAAACCACTAAGAGCATTATAGCCGTGATGTTATCAATCAAAATTCCCATTTTGATTACCAACGGGCCAATAGGAGTTTGACCAAAACGAACCCAAGTAAACTCCCATTTTTGAAAATAGGATGAATTAAATTCGCTCAAAACAGACATCGCGATGAACGCGGAAATCGCAAGTGTAACACCTAAAAAGGCTGTAGCAAGAAAATCACCTTTTCGGGGAAGATGTTTCCCAAAAAAGATTTGGATAACAAATGAGATTAAAGGAAGTAAAAGTACGATAATGGCGTATGGTATGAGACTATCCATTGTTAGGATTAAGTTAAAGTCTTATCTAAAGTTAAATTTTGAATTATTCGCGCATCGTATCAATTTCGCTTAAGTC
This DNA window, taken from Chloroherpetonaceae bacterium, encodes the following:
- a CDS encoding PIN domain protein, encoding MHKQRIYIDTSVVGGFFDEEFKEDTRFLFQRLEAGEVIFVISDLLEVELLQAPSFVKELLPKYPKEFFERIELNEEVFYLADKYIEEKVVGKTSIEDCRHIALATYSKVDVLASWNFKHIVNLNRIKGYNAVNLKLGYSLIEIRSPKDLINY
- a CDS encoding NADH-quinone oxidoreductase subunit M; translated protein: MLSLITFVPLIAAAIILLIPSKQKEFIRILSLIASGIQIVLAVIIWKMFDPSLTGINDATKFQLVEKWHWISLEFGNYGFYADYFLGVDGLSVTMVILSAVVSFIAVISSWTIEKSVKGYFILFNVLNTAMMGSFVALDFFLFYVFWELMLVPMYFLIGIWGGVNREYASIKFFIYTFFGSVFMLLAGIGLYMSVIDPETGKNTFNMVVMTNPANFLPDSIFAGVNTTWRLIGFFALFIGFAIKIPMFPFHTWLPDAHVEAPTPISVILAGVLLKLGGYGLLRVNFPIFPDIFQNWTWWIAAFGAINIVYGAFCAIAQKDLKKMIAYSSVSHMGYVLLGIAAVNAEGMSGAVMQMFSHGIITSMLFLLVGVIYDRAHTREIEKFGGLASYMPKYTGFVMIAFFASLGLPGLSGFVAEAFVFLGSFSAENTRLLATISTLGILLSAAYLLWAMKRIFFGTRKEGAAYDVTDDGHGHGHAHFHDWKGPIDLDTRELVMLAPLCLFVILLGVYPSLILDLMMPGLNQLVQVLSVTQSVAGF
- a CDS encoding RHS repeat-associated core domain-containing protein, with the translated sequence MPKAFKPSDGNLLDYFYNAEGARIEKAFTVGGNTTRTEYEYGAGGNLIAVYENLATSPTFYYNEVGYLRRADSVRFYYLKDQLGNNRATFSDSAGITFAEINDYFAYGAPRQSWIKSGDGRWKFLGLELDNETGSTHTNARELFNFEGVFNRPDRFESKYPNLSPYIYGKVNPLKYIDKTGDSSVVLVDFQGAGNFGHIGILIQSKDGKWRYYSKNGTNDNLGYSGENSIKPNIGDGPFNSPEEFFASEFNKDSNGGTLYERGLLIPMTKEQDEKAIAGFMEEAGKNYNTTTANCAHAVQRALDNAGVYMGNQSLAGFLTGFIGGPIGAMINTLSPNMIFLRLMNGSINSKLLDSNGNEIDLLQRVLDHYKSNLIPRLDVDPKRINLSKKMKNEE
- a CDS encoding RHS repeat-associated core domain-containing protein → MRIEKAFTVGGNTTRTEYEYGINKNLIAVYDSNQTLPKYYYHEFGYLDRVANIRYYELKDNFQSNRVVINQNGAVTERTDYFAYGAIRETAQTAGDGRFKFLDKEHDDETGTVHLDSREFDDFSALFWQIDPLAESEGLSSFSPYHYGYNNPYKFKDPSGKSPTLVTGAIGAVAGALFGGGIEITRQLITDGEVSNWSSVTGSVVQGAITGGAAGLTGGASLLVTVSVAGGANALGGALNRGIQGEETTVSDVVQDATVGAAVGVAGKLLGGLNGSVKETAKEMKQIGPSGDASGSVTKQIPKEWTSKTASNKQGTVFKDPQNPSGNNVRVQSGNPASPNPAQQKPYVKQTENGKTVDVNGKEVNPKSKEAHIPKEEFKFKK
- the nuoL gene encoding NADH-quinone oxidoreductase subunit L, which gives rise to MDSLIPYAIIVLLLPLISFVIQIFFGKHLPRKGDFLATAFLGVTLAISAFIAMSVLSEFNSSYFQKWEFTWVRFGQTPIGPLVIKMGILIDNITAIMLLVVSGISFLVHLFSIGYMAGEVRYERFFGYLGLFTFSMLGIVLVDNLFAIYIFWELVGVSSYLLIGFYFEKESAAQAQKKAFMLNRVGDIGMWLGILILYSQFYTFSYSEITQALAEGKWSLSYGWLTAAGLLLFMGCVGKSAQFPLHTWLPDAMEGPTPVSALIHAATMVAAGVYFVARIFAFLTPDALQFIAVIGAVTAFFAATIAINQNDIKRVLAYSTLSQLGYMVMGMGVGSVAPAFFHLVTHAFFKAGLFLGSGSVIHASHHEQDMRYMGGLRSKMPVTFITFTICLFALSGLPLFTGFLSKDAILAGALGFAHVEGGAFLIVPILGFAAALLTPFYMGRQWFMVFFGENRASEKPVSAVDHHHGHEGEAHHGIHESGLVMTIPLVILAFLSFWFVFSPNPLSGDNGWFLSLIKTPETAVRVVPETEGLTSNTAFIARQSELEEAAHHAHGTAVIISISFALIGLLIAFMVYMKKINALETPFRLLSKMMTWFNETVMDGGFVYGLMNVGRSFSNFNGAFDRIFVDGLVSFVGAMVQVFGILLRKLQTGRIQAYVGLLLLAVVGCFVIFFRS
- a CDS encoding NADH-quinone oxidoreductase subunit N, whose product is MKNGLFLATAPVDIPQTVEALKLSVSAFSPELCLSGLFLIIVLLDLVLKSGRRKVIPAVAIVGFFVTGYFVFQQHSLEFGNYFLGMHAVDPFALFFKYLFLFSGILAILISLSSEELTKSATRSLGEYYAIVVAMVLGMFLMASASDMLMMYLSLELVSLSSYVLTGYLKGNIRSSEASLKYIIYGSVSSGLMIYGISILYGLTGVTNIYAISDFLRIHDVDSVALLLSLLLIMGGFGYKIGAVPFHFWSPDVYEGAPTPVTAFLSVGSKAAGFAMLIRFLRVSFPSGANEIGLDWVGLLSLLALTSMILGNFVAVWQTNVKRILAYSSIAHAGYILLGVLVADDLGTQAVLFYLTAYTVMNIGAFFVIILISNKIGSDDINDYKGLGKRMPILAAALTVFLISLTGLPPTVGFIGKYMIFSALLSKGSTFVLLATAGILTSVVSLYYYFKIPLNMYLKESESGNQSPIEFGILQNALVSFLMIMIFVMGVYFAPLSNLAKYSVSILGLLN